The segment accgaccggttttggttcggttcagttGTTTAGAacgaaaaccggttcaaatcggtttggctcggttttttctggtttgtctcggttttttcggttgggctcggtttttttctggttttttcggttccagacttaaaaaaccgacaaaattttaatcagtctaattagttttttttcatggttcggtttttttggttatttttttctggttttcttggtttaatcggtttgtcggtttttttgaacacccctataCAATACTATGCGATCTCAAGTTTGAGTCATGTAGTTGCTAGTATGATGGCCACTGAAAGTTTATAttgtcgttaacttcagggcttgtgggattaatcgaggtgcgcacaagctggcccggatacccatattaattaaaaaaatacaatactaAAATCCATCTGAAACATACAtctgaaagttttttttaatgtaaacatACATTCCATCCGAAACCTCAGGAGCATTTGGAACACAAAACAAGCATTATTACAGGCATACAACCTTgagattccaaaaaaaaaaaaaaaactgcttcaATGATAAAATTCAGATGTGTGATGATTAACAATGAAAGAGATCTTGCTTCCCCTGGCAGGATTGTCGACATGTTTTGTTTGCAAACACAAATGAATACAAGATGTTCTACTCCATATAGCCAGACTTGCCATCATCGGGGCAAAAATCAAAACCTCGTTTCACACACAATTCTAGTTTCCTCGAAAAACCAAAACCATAAAAttctaacaaaatatttttttctatattgatAGAATCCGACgacctctctctcttctcttaatCAGgaactaaaaattaacaaaaataaatttttatatcaaaattgaatttgaaaagtattgaggtaccaaaattatataatttacattatttttgaagtttgagcacaaaaatatatttttttcaaaacttatggcACGCTattatgatatcttttttacTTTGGTGTCTTTTCTTTCGATCTTATCTTTTCATAAGAAGTTCAAATTATTTGATCTTTAACCAGgacaaaatcataacaaaaaatttcagcaactaaattgaaaaaataaaataaaatttacacatTCTATCCACAATAATATCTGGAGGAATGAACAGTGCATacctaaagtaaaaaaaaaccaattcctttcagatttatgtttaattagaCCAATAATactactaaaagaaaaaaatgcaaaatgggTTTCATTTCTTAAGTTTTGaatgtgtgattttttttttaattattattaacattggtGTTTGGCCAGCTTGCatacacctcgactaatttcacgggttctaagttaacgaccatgtaaacctctagtgaccatcatattagcaattatAAGGAAACACAAAATCTTTTGGTCCTAAACTCTTACCAATAAACCATCTAGTTTGTGATTCTTTTCTTTGATGCGCtaaaaaagatagaaagaaagggatgttttttttcctggaagGAGACTGAAAGGCAGATATAGAGAGAGGGAATTGAATTCACAAgtcctctccttttcttttataatttattgttgttctttgtacaattcttgctttttatttatttatttaatgaaagcATAAACTCCAtattaaaattgtgatttttcttgattttattaacttctaaattttttaagcgATTTTACATTACAATTATCTTTTAACTCAAAAAATCCTATGATTTAATAGCTATTTTacattctatttcttttttttctaaagaacTTGAATTTTGATCCATGTAACTTGTAAGCTTCAACTCTAATAATGTGTGTGATGAAAATGGTGATGAAATCCATAAGTGAAACCGATAATAATAGTTTTTCCTAAAAACCCCCTGCCAGGTCAGCTAATTAGTGTGACATTGGGTTTAATTATGCATCCTATTTGGGTAATTAGATTTGTATGGTTTGGTTTATTAGGCATTAAAAGTCTCCCGGTCTATAATCAACGCAATTTctattaatttaacatgaagTGACACGTGTCAGATTCATATTGGTTCTGAttttagaaaattgaaaaatctattttttcatttatatacatatatttttttttcaaattaattataaaaagccTTAGAAAaccatcattaattattttttttgtgttagatttagaaaaaaaagtaactaaGTTGAATATATTTCTATTATACActgaattattcaatttaaattcaataatttagatttaatatcATATTGGTAAAATAACATGTGAGGATCTCAATTTATATTCTTACaccttttttctattattatgaACACAAAAATGGGATGATAGTGGAAAAACAAGTGAAATTCGAATAGCAAATCCCAATGACCACATCTCACTTATAGTaaagattaatttataaatatattttttaaaaaaatttattaaaaaaaatttatttttattttttaaaaaattatttttaatactaatatactaaactaatctgaaaatatttaaaaaataataatttaaaactaaaaaaaattaatttttttaaaaaacacatataaaataaaacctaaatgATTTACCTTCTTGCTGCAAACATAACTCATGAATTATGACCGCCGCCGGCATCGTCCTCTCAAGCCATGGCCACCCAACCATAATCACCACCGTCCCAGCCTCCAATTGGGGCCAGGCTAAAAGATTCCATGTCTTTTTGTGAGATAAATTAGTGGGTGCTTGTTGGTGCTGGCCACTTCAACAAACAAATATTTAGATAGtataattgaaatatatttttaaaaaatttgatttgttttgtttaaaattattttttttatatttttagattgttttgatgtgttgacggcaaaaataatttttaaaaattaaaaaatattattttaatatatttttaaatgaaaaatattttaaaccacaaTCGTTTTTATATTCCCTAGCATTATTGAGAATGTGCTTATAGTGAATAGTAATTTATAAATCTTAGTTGCTTTTATTAGAGTTATTGATTTataactatttgttttttattaaatttccatGCCCGCAAGGAAGAGAAGAATAGAAGGAcccaaacaatataaaaaacagaTGGAGGactaataagaataatataagAAATAGAGGGACTACATTGGGTAAAACACAAAATAAGCACATCTGGACAGAACACCACCATATCATTGtctagaaaaaagagaagagaatacAGTCATTATGAACACGGTTAGTtccactttttcctttctttattctAATTATTGTCACTCACTCCCTCTCTTATCTATTAAGCAAACAGAGCCTaaaggtctctctctctctctctctctctccccctccctgTCGCTGTCCCTCTCCCCTTGCCTTTCATCAAAAGCAGTGCAACAGGAaggaaaggaaggaaggaagcaaGGAAGaagcataattttcaaaatatcaagaaaacaagaGGAAAATGCCACCACATGGTCACCCCAGCAACGGCCAGAACCCTGCAAGACAACGGCCAGAACCATCGCATTCAAaccaacaacagcagcagcaccaCCACCAACCGTACTACTCATCGGCATCATCTTCGTCAGCTTCCTTCAAAGGTTGCTGTTGCTgcctcttcctcctcttctcctTCCTGGCCCTCCTAATCCTGGCCGTCTTTCTCGTCATAATCCTGGCCGTCAAACCCAAGAAACCCCAGTTCGATCTCCAGCAGGTTGGAGTCCAGTATATGGGCATTACCGCATCTAATCCTACAGCCTCCATGGACCCCACAAccgcaaccacaaccacacctGCCACTGCTTCTCTCTCCTTAACCATTCACATGCTGTTCACTGCTGTTAACCCGAACAAGGTAGGGATCAAGTACGGGGAGTCCAGTTTTACTGTCATGTACCGTGGGATTCCTTTAGGGAAAGCTTCGGTTCCTGGGTTTTATCAGGAAGCTCACAGCCAGCGACAGGTGGAGGCCACCATATCCGTTGATCGGTATAGCTTGATGCAAGCTGATGCTTCTGATTTGATCAGGGATGCCTCGTTGAATGATCGTGTGGAGCTCAGGGTTCTGGGTGAGGTTGGTGCCAAGATCCGTGTTCTAGACCTTGATTCGCCTGGTGTTCAGGTCagtcaatttatttattcttattcttattttatactaataataataatacataacATACCCTGCTTAGtgtctattataaaaaaataaaaaatccccaTCATTTATGCATATTCCTACGTGGGCTCGCTTTCTTCTCCGCcctctttattttctatatttatgttggttttgacacttaattttctttttatatataaaagtatgtatgtatgtatccCTGCTTAATTTCCAGTCTACATTCTCTGTTCttggcataaaaaaataattttgttccaGTCACtatcatgttttgtttttttgtttttgttttggtaaaCCTCAATTTGCTATATAATCCATGTGTTCATTTTCAATAAGATTCTACACCTATAAATTTTGTCAACGACGTCGTTAATGTTTCTTGCATTTTTCAATAGGGTTCTTTTgtcaatttttgttattattttcagCCTGGTATGTGATTTTTTAATGCTACAATACAATGCCGTCCGAAGAAATTCTGATGGACAAGGTAATGAACATTAACAGAATATCATAACTGAGAATTGTCTGAAATGTTTCCGACCTTCttgataaagatttttttggatgatttgggt is part of the Populus nigra chromosome 8, ddPopNigr1.1, whole genome shotgun sequence genome and harbors:
- the LOC133702057 gene encoding uncharacterized protein LOC133702057; the protein is MPPHGHPSNGQNPARQRPEPSHSNQQQQQHHHQPYYSSASSSSASFKGCCCCLFLLFSFLALLILAVFLVIILAVKPKKPQFDLQQVGVQYMGITASNPTASMDPTTATTTTPATASLSLTIHMLFTAVNPNKVGIKYGESSFTVMYRGIPLGKASVPGFYQEAHSQRQVEATISVDRYSLMQADASDLIRDASLNDRVELRVLGEVGAKIRVLDLDSPGVQVSVDCAIVISPRKQSLTYKQCGFDGLSV